The Pantoea cypripedii genomic interval CCTGACCAGCGGCACAGATTCCGCGCGAGCCACCGCATCAAGTTTGCTGACATAAGGGGCGATATGCCATTTCTCTCCGCCGCCACAAATCGGATGGGGTTCCTGAAGAATCACTTCTTTTCCTGCTGCGCGGGCAATATTCACTAATTGCGTCATTACCGCCGTGTATTTATCCGGGCTGACACGATAATCCGGCTCAATATCCCGAAAATGAAAATGGCGCGCATCGTTAGTCG includes:
- a CDS encoding SGNH/GDSL hydrolase family protein, with the translated sequence MLNFATNDARHFHFRDIEPDYRVSPDKYTAVMTQLVNIARAAGKEVILQEPHPICGGGEKWHIAPYVSKLDAVARAESVPLVRQYQRILQMKDWQSLLSPDCIHPSEELYRIKAQETFSVLVANYGPELAAAGQRHNADSEQMVKR